One window from the genome of Desulfovibrio psychrotolerans encodes:
- the rpe gene encoding ribulose-phosphate 3-epimerase — protein sequence MILSPSLLSSDFGRLADELEALASAGCTWVHWDVMDGSFVPNITLGAPVIKRLRKESSLFFDVHLMVDRPERYVGDFADAGSDMLVVHAEATVHLERAVAEIKRLGMQCGVALNPHTPLSVLEYVLDQLDMVLIMSVNPGFGGQRFLPFSLRKIAELSAMIKARGLTTLIQVDGGVDPDNTPELVRRGADVLVSGSAFFGFPPYADRLQTFMQAAAKA from the coding sequence ATGATTCTTTCCCCTTCGTTGCTTTCCTCGGATTTCGGGCGGCTGGCCGACGAACTGGAAGCCCTTGCGTCCGCAGGGTGCACGTGGGTGCACTGGGACGTGATGGACGGTTCCTTTGTGCCCAACATCACCCTTGGCGCGCCTGTGATAAAACGGCTGCGCAAGGAAAGCTCCCTGTTTTTTGATGTGCATCTCATGGTGGACCGCCCGGAACGGTATGTGGGCGATTTTGCCGATGCCGGTTCCGACATGCTTGTGGTGCATGCCGAAGCCACGGTGCATCTGGAACGCGCCGTTGCTGAGATCAAGCGGCTGGGCATGCAGTGCGGAGTGGCGCTGAATCCTCACACCCCGCTGAGCGTGCTGGAGTATGTGCTGGACCAGCTGGATATGGTTCTGATCATGAGCGTGAACCCCGGTTTTGGCGGACAGAGATTTTTGCCGTTCAGCCTGCGCAAGATTGCCGAGCTTTCTGCCATGATCAAGGCGCGCGGGCTTACCACGCTTATTCAGGTGGACGGCGGGGTGGACCCTGACAATACGCCGGAATTGGTGCGGCGCGGGGCGGACGTTCTGGTTTCCGGTTCCGCGTTTTTCGGTTTTCCGCCGTACGCCGACAGATTGCAGACCTTCATGCAGGCGGCGGCCAAGGCCTGA
- the tkt gene encoding transketolase: MPSRKHLANAVRVLSMDAVQKAKSGHPGAPMGMADIAEVLWNDFLKHNPGNPKWYDRDRFVLSNGHGSMLIYSLLHLSGYDLSMDDIRNFRQLHSKTAGHPEYGVCPGVETTTGPLGQGIATAVGMAMAERLMAAQFNREGFDVVDHHTYVFLGDGCMMEGISHEACSLAGTLGLGKLVAFWDDNGISIDGKVTDWFAEDTPARFEAYGWHVVRDVDGHDAEAVRKAVLAAHAETGRPSLLCCKTVIGFGAPNKGGSSSTHGSPLGDEEIALTRKNLGWDHAPFEIPADVYKGWDARETGMARESAWNDLFARYTAAYPELAAEFIRRMQGELPADWDAHVAAVLERTNAEAQSLATRIAAQKALAALGVKLPEMVGGSADLTGSVGTKWENSVLLKPGKWDANYVSYGVREFAMGAIMNGMTLHGGILPYAGTFLIFSDYAKNAIRLAALMRIRTVWVLTHDSIGVGEDGPTHQPVEQLAGLRLIPNCHVWRPCDTVECVEAWRSGAEYADGPTCLSLTRQTIPFMERSATALADIKRGGYVLRDCEGTPEAILIASGSEVGLAEAAWKQLTESGCRVRVVSMPCTNLFDAQDAAYKESVLPAAVTARVAVEAASADFWWKYVGLGGAVVGMNSFGESAPGDVLFKHFGFTVENVVATVRKVL, from the coding sequence ATGCCCTCTCGTAAACATCTCGCCAATGCCGTTCGCGTTCTCAGCATGGACGCCGTGCAGAAAGCCAAATCCGGCCATCCCGGTGCGCCCATGGGCATGGCGGATATCGCCGAAGTTCTGTGGAACGATTTTCTGAAGCATAATCCCGGCAATCCCAAGTGGTATGACCGGGATCGGTTTGTTCTCTCCAACGGGCACGGGTCCATGCTCATCTACTCTTTGCTGCATCTGAGCGGCTACGACCTGAGCATGGATGATATCCGCAATTTCCGCCAGTTGCACTCCAAGACCGCAGGGCATCCGGAATACGGTGTATGCCCCGGCGTGGAAACCACCACAGGCCCGCTGGGGCAGGGCATTGCCACGGCTGTGGGCATGGCCATGGCAGAACGCCTTATGGCTGCGCAGTTCAACCGTGAAGGGTTTGACGTGGTGGACCACCACACCTACGTGTTTCTGGGCGATGGCTGCATGATGGAAGGCATTTCGCACGAGGCGTGCTCTCTTGCGGGAACGCTGGGACTTGGCAAGCTGGTGGCCTTTTGGGATGACAACGGCATCTCCATTGACGGCAAGGTGACGGACTGGTTCGCGGAAGATACCCCTGCCCGGTTTGAAGCCTACGGCTGGCATGTGGTGCGTGATGTGGACGGACACGATGCCGAAGCCGTGCGCAAGGCGGTTCTTGCCGCGCATGCGGAAACGGGGCGCCCGAGCCTGCTGTGCTGCAAAACTGTCATAGGATTCGGGGCACCCAACAAGGGCGGGTCTTCTTCCACCCACGGTTCGCCGCTTGGGGACGAGGAGATTGCGCTTACCCGTAAGAATTTGGGCTGGGACCATGCACCCTTTGAGATTCCCGCCGATGTGTACAAGGGCTGGGACGCCCGTGAAACGGGCATGGCCCGCGAGAGCGCGTGGAATGACCTGTTTGCCCGCTATACCGCAGCGTATCCCGAACTGGCTGCCGAGTTCATCCGCCGTATGCAGGGCGAACTGCCTGCCGACTGGGACGCGCATGTTGCCGCCGTACTGGAGCGGACCAATGCCGAGGCGCAAAGCCTTGCCACGCGCATTGCCGCCCAGAAGGCACTGGCTGCGCTGGGCGTGAAGCTGCCGGAAATGGTGGGAGGCTCTGCTGACCTGACGGGGTCTGTGGGCACCAAGTGGGAAAACTCCGTGCTGCTCAAGCCCGGCAAGTGGGATGCCAACTACGTTTCCTACGGCGTGCGTGAGTTCGCCATGGGAGCCATTATGAACGGCATGACACTGCATGGCGGCATTCTGCCCTATGCAGGCACCTTCCTCATTTTTTCGGACTATGCAAAGAATGCCATCCGCCTTGCCGCGCTCATGCGCATACGCACCGTGTGGGTGCTGACCCATGATTCCATAGGTGTGGGAGAAGACGGACCTACCCACCAGCCGGTGGAACAGCTTGCCGGGCTGCGGCTTATTCCCAACTGCCATGTGTGGCGCCCGTGCGACACCGTGGAATGCGTGGAAGCGTGGCGCAGCGGGGCGGAGTATGCCGATGGCCCCACCTGCCTTTCTCTGACCCGCCAGACCATTCCGTTCATGGAGCGCAGTGCAACCGCCCTTGCCGACATCAAGCGCGGCGGATATGTGCTGCGGGACTGCGAGGGAACGCCGGAAGCCATTCTCATTGCCTCCGGTTCGGAAGTGGGGCTTGCCGAGGCGGCGTGGAAGCAGCTGACGGAATCCGGCTGCCGCGTGCGTGTGGTTTCCATGCCCTGCACCAACCTGTTTGATGCGCAGGACGCCGCCTACAAGGAAAGCGTGCTGCCCGCGGCTGTGACTGCCCGAGTGGCCGTGGAGGCCGCTTCTGCCGACTTCTGGTGGAAGTATGTGGGACTTGGCGGGGCAGTGGTGGGCATGAACAGCTTTGGCGAATCCGCCCCCGGCGACGTATTGTTCAAGCACTTCGGCTTTACCGTGGAGAACGTGGTAGCCACTGTGCGTAAGGTGCTGTAG
- a CDS encoding phosphoglycerate kinase — translation MAVLKMADMNLTGKRVLIRQDLNVPIKDGVITSMKRINASVPTIRMALDKGAAVIVMSHLGRPDEGVYSEEASLKPVAAALGKALGMEVPCLREWLDGVAVQPGQVVLCENVRFNKGEKKDNEELGRKMAALCDIFVMDAFGTAHRAQASTSAVARFAPVACAGPLLWQELEALGRALHTPARPVVGIIGGSKVSGKLTLLENLSAKVDKLIVGGGIANTFIRAAGFPVGKSLYEEELVGEAARLMEAARAAGGEIPVPVDVVVGKELAESAQAVLKPVDKVEDDEMILDIGPETAKMYDAILSKAGTIVWNGPVGVFEIDQFGAGTKALCESVANSPAFSIAGGGDTVSAVGKYKVADRISYISTGGGAFLEFLEGKVLPAVAVLEERAKG, via the coding sequence ATGGCAGTGCTGAAGATGGCAGACATGAATCTTACCGGCAAGCGGGTGCTCATCCGGCAGGACCTGAACGTTCCCATCAAGGACGGGGTCATCACCTCCATGAAGCGTATCAACGCCTCGGTGCCCACCATACGGATGGCGCTGGACAAGGGGGCGGCGGTTATTGTCATGTCGCATCTGGGGCGGCCTGACGAGGGTGTGTATTCGGAAGAAGCCTCTCTCAAGCCGGTGGCTGCCGCGCTGGGCAAGGCGCTGGGCATGGAGGTGCCGTGCCTGCGTGAATGGCTGGACGGTGTGGCTGTTCAGCCTGGACAGGTGGTGCTGTGCGAGAATGTGCGCTTTAACAAGGGCGAGAAGAAGGACAATGAGGAACTGGGCAGGAAGATGGCTGCCCTGTGCGATATTTTTGTCATGGACGCCTTTGGCACTGCGCACCGGGCGCAGGCCTCTACCAGTGCTGTTGCCCGGTTTGCTCCCGTGGCCTGCGCCGGACCGCTGCTGTGGCAGGAACTGGAGGCGCTGGGGCGTGCTCTGCATACGCCTGCACGGCCCGTGGTGGGCATTATCGGCGGCTCCAAGGTTTCCGGCAAGCTGACCCTGCTGGAGAACCTTTCCGCCAAGGTGGACAAGCTTATCGTGGGCGGCGGCATAGCCAACACCTTTATCCGTGCGGCGGGTTTTCCCGTAGGCAAGTCGCTGTATGAAGAGGAACTGGTGGGCGAGGCTGCGCGCCTGATGGAGGCCGCGCGTGCTGCCGGCGGCGAGATTCCCGTTCCTGTGGACGTGGTGGTGGGCAAGGAGCTTGCCGAGTCTGCGCAGGCCGTGCTCAAACCTGTGGACAAGGTGGAGGATGACGAGATGATTCTGGACATCGGGCCGGAGACGGCGAAGATGTACGATGCCATTCTCTCCAAAGCGGGAACCATTGTCTGGAACGGTCCGGTAGGCGTGTTCGAGATTGACCAGTTTGGTGCGGGAACCAAGGCATTGTGCGAGTCTGTGGCCAACAGCCCCGCCTTTTCCATAGCCGGTGGCGGCGACACTGTTTCTGCCGTGGGCAAGTACAAGGTGGCGGACAGGATATCCTACATTTCCACCGGAGGCGGCGCGTTTCTGGAGTTTCTGGAAGGCAAGGTGCTGCCCGCCGTGGCGGTGCTTGAAGAGCGGGCCAAAGGATAG
- a CDS encoding DoxX family protein: MAAQHHLSNTVPFLKKWLPFTVRMALAAVFLYAGATKLMDVQAFARVIGEFGILPHPLPGLAAIMLPVLEVVAGAGLVVNMRGSLAAVTGMTLLFMGVLGYAMAAGLTIADCGCFEPGELPEGVADGSALREAFVRDIVLLAACVYLYWSRMTAPLFLSRQQSEEAV; encoded by the coding sequence ATGGCGGCACAGCATCATCTTTCCAACACGGTGCCCTTTCTGAAGAAATGGCTCCCCTTCACGGTCCGCATGGCGCTTGCTGCGGTGTTTCTCTACGCCGGGGCGACCAAGCTTATGGACGTGCAGGCCTTTGCCCGTGTGATTGGCGAGTTCGGCATTCTGCCGCATCCGCTCCCGGGACTGGCGGCAATTATGCTGCCCGTGCTGGAAGTGGTTGCGGGGGCGGGACTGGTGGTCAACATGCGGGGAAGTCTGGCCGCGGTTACGGGAATGACCCTGCTGTTCATGGGCGTGCTGGGCTATGCAATGGCGGCGGGCCTTACCATTGCCGACTGCGGGTGTTTTGAGCCGGGTGAACTGCCGGAAGGTGTGGCGGACGGTTCTGCGCTGCGCGAAGCCTTTGTGCGCGATATCGTTCTGCTTGCCGCGTGTGTGTATCTGTATTGGTCACGTATGACCGCCCCCCTGTTCCTGTCACGCCAACAATCCGAGGAAGCTGTATGA
- a CDS encoding rhodanese-like domain-containing protein, which yields MKRILLAFVCVLSLVSLTGCMNFLFPESEVELETKAIKLAKEVQRGEYKVLSTAELKEMMDSGAEMLIVDTMPFEDSYKKNHIPGAVQFLFPIPDMNEWDTKETDGKDVEAFRAMLGDDLDRPLVFYCGFVKCTRSHNGAVWARKLGYTNVYRHPGGIKAWAEAKYPVSTVK from the coding sequence ATGAAAAGGATTTTGCTTGCGTTTGTCTGTGTTCTTTCCCTTGTTTCCCTGACAGGCTGCATGAATTTTCTGTTCCCCGAAAGCGAGGTGGAACTGGAAACCAAGGCTATAAAGCTTGCCAAGGAAGTGCAGCGCGGTGAGTACAAGGTGCTCTCTACCGCAGAGCTCAAGGAGATGATGGATTCCGGCGCGGAAATGCTTATTGTGGACACCATGCCCTTTGAGGATTCGTACAAGAAGAATCACATTCCGGGTGCCGTGCAGTTTCTGTTTCCCATCCCGGACATGAATGAGTGGGATACCAAGGAAACGGACGGCAAGGACGTGGAAGCCTTCCGCGCCATGCTGGGTGATGATCTGGACCGCCCGCTTGTGTTTTACTGCGGTTTTGTGAAATGCACCCGTTCTCACAACGGGGCGGTGTGGGCGCGTAAGCTGGGCTATACCAACGTGTACCGTCATCCCGGCGGCATTAAGGCGTGGGCTGAAGCCAAGTACCCCGTATCTACCGTGAAATAA
- a CDS encoding quinone oxidoreductase family protein, protein MTHAIRMHATGGPEVFVWEPYDPGSPGPGEVRLRHEAVGVNFIDVYHRTGLYPLPTLPAIVGMEGAGVVEEVGQGVTEFAPGDRVAYAGNPPGAYAEARLIPARRLVHLPDDISTVQAAGMMLRGMTARYLLFGCHAVKKGDAILIHAAAGGVGSLVCQWANHLGATVIGTVGSPDKAETARAHGCHHPILYRDEDFVSRVMQITDGRGVDVVYDSVGKSTFMKSMNCLRPMGMLVSFGQSSGSVPPFDPGMLAAKGSLFLTRPSLMHYTEAREDLLAHAHDLFAVVRQGAVRVPIGQQFPLREAGEAHRALEARQTTGSTVLVVQER, encoded by the coding sequence ATGACACACGCTATCCGAATGCACGCCACCGGGGGGCCGGAGGTTTTTGTGTGGGAACCGTATGACCCGGGAAGCCCCGGTCCGGGAGAAGTGCGGTTGCGGCATGAAGCCGTGGGGGTGAACTTTATAGATGTGTACCACCGTACGGGGCTGTATCCGCTGCCTACGTTGCCCGCCATTGTGGGTATGGAAGGCGCGGGCGTGGTGGAAGAGGTGGGGCAGGGGGTGACAGAGTTCGCCCCCGGTGACAGGGTGGCGTATGCCGGAAATCCGCCCGGCGCCTATGCCGAGGCGCGGCTTATTCCCGCCCGCAGGCTGGTGCACCTGCCTGATGACATTTCCACCGTGCAGGCGGCGGGTATGATGCTGCGGGGCATGACGGCGCGGTATCTGCTCTTTGGCTGCCATGCGGTGAAGAAAGGAGATGCGATTCTCATCCATGCGGCGGCGGGCGGGGTGGGGTCGCTGGTGTGCCAGTGGGCGAACCACTTGGGCGCGACCGTCATAGGCACGGTGGGCAGCCCGGATAAGGCGGAAACCGCGCGGGCTCACGGATGCCACCACCCCATTCTCTACAGGGACGAGGATTTTGTGAGCCGGGTCATGCAGATAACCGACGGACGCGGCGTGGACGTGGTGTACGACTCCGTGGGCAAGTCCACCTTCATGAAATCCATGAACTGCCTGCGGCCCATGGGGATGCTGGTGTCGTTCGGGCAGTCGTCCGGTTCTGTGCCGCCGTTTGACCCCGGCATGCTGGCCGCCAAGGGATCGCTTTTTCTCACCCGTCCCAGCCTGATGCACTACACGGAAGCGCGCGAAGACCTGCTGGCACATGCCCATGACCTGTTCGCCGTGGTGCGGCAGGGGGCGGTACGTGTGCCCATAGGGCAGCAGTTCCCTCTGCGGGAGGCGGGTGAAGCGCACCGGGCACTGGAGGCGAGGCAGACCACGGGTTCCACCGTGCTGGTTGTGCAGGAACGGTAA
- a CDS encoding FMN-dependent NADH-azoreductase yields MTKVLYIQASPRKERSHAVAAADAFVEAYRRKDPAAEVTVVNVFDTALPPFDGPAVSGRYKLGHDLPATPEEKAAWDKVLGVISQFKAADKYVFAVPMWNFGIPYRLKHYVDLVAHPTHTFGYNENGYFGLVTGKPVFVAYSRGGEYPPGTPAENYDFQKRYFELFLGFVGFTNISSVVVEPTLAGGPDVAGEKRQEAMRKAAALADSF; encoded by the coding sequence ATGACCAAGGTTTTGTATATTCAGGCTTCTCCGCGCAAAGAGCGTTCGCACGCCGTGGCCGCAGCCGATGCCTTTGTCGAGGCGTACCGCAGGAAGGACCCTGCCGCTGAAGTGACCGTGGTGAACGTGTTTGATACGGCCCTGCCGCCCTTTGACGGACCGGCGGTTTCCGGCAGGTACAAGCTGGGGCACGATCTTCCCGCAACCCCGGAAGAAAAGGCTGCGTGGGACAAGGTGCTGGGGGTTATCTCCCAGTTCAAGGCTGCAGATAAGTATGTCTTTGCCGTTCCCATGTGGAATTTCGGCATTCCGTACCGGCTGAAGCATTATGTGGACCTTGTGGCACACCCCACCCATACCTTCGGGTACAACGAGAACGGCTACTTTGGCTTGGTGACGGGAAAGCCTGTCTTTGTTGCCTATTCGCGCGGGGGCGAGTATCCTCCCGGGACTCCTGCGGAGAATTATGACTTCCAGAAACGCTACTTCGAGCTTTTTCTCGGTTTTGTCGGGTTTACCAACATCTCCTCGGTGGTGGTGGAACCCACGTTGGCGGGAGGGCCGGACGTTGCCGGAGAGAAACGGCAGGAGGCCATGCGGAAGGCCGCTGCGCTTGCAGATTCGTTCTAA
- a CDS encoding Crp/Fnr family transcriptional regulator codes for MFVKNVIAHQALFAGLTDEQLTGLASVIVDKPYEKGEVIFVEGTPAKGFYIVAQGRVKIFKSAPDGREAVLHVFGPGEPFGEVAVFQGGTFPAHAMTVEKSRLLFLPRDALVARISSDPTLALNMMAALSGRLRQFAGKIESLTLKETPQRLAAYLITASELKDGADSFSLDIAKGLLAGMLGTARETLSRALGRMVEEGMVAVEGRQITILDRTSLEALAAGVETL; via the coding sequence ATGTTCGTGAAAAACGTCATCGCCCATCAGGCCCTGTTTGCCGGGTTGACGGATGAGCAACTCACCGGACTTGCATCGGTGATTGTGGACAAGCCCTATGAAAAGGGCGAGGTGATTTTTGTGGAAGGTACGCCCGCCAAAGGCTTCTACATTGTGGCGCAGGGGCGGGTGAAGATTTTTAAAAGTGCGCCTGACGGGCGGGAGGCCGTGCTGCATGTGTTCGGCCCGGGCGAGCCTTTTGGCGAGGTGGCGGTTTTTCAGGGCGGAACTTTTCCCGCACACGCCATGACGGTGGAAAAATCGCGGCTGCTGTTTCTGCCCCGCGATGCACTGGTTGCCCGGATATCATCGGACCCCACGCTTGCCCTGAACATGATGGCCGCCCTTTCCGGCAGGCTGCGGCAGTTTGCGGGCAAGATAGAATCGCTGACCCTGAAGGAAACCCCGCAGCGCCTTGCGGCGTATCTGATCACTGCCAGCGAGTTGAAGGACGGGGCGGATTCCTTTTCGCTGGACATAGCCAAGGGGCTGCTCGCCGGAATGCTGGGCACGGCGCGGGAAACACTTTCGCGCGCGCTGGGCAGGATGGTGGAGGAAGGAATGGTGGCGGTGGAGGGCAGGCAGATTACCATTTTGGACCGCACATCGCTGGAAGCGCTGGCAGCAGGGGTGGAAACGCTGTAG
- the nhaA gene encoding Na+/H+ antiporter NhaA yields the protein MGHHANIDPRDHYETPCSPVERLLAPFQRFIHAEATGGILLLVCTAIAMLAANSPFSDGWHAMWQKHLIVGPEGYAIDKPLVLWINDGLMVLFFFMVGLEIKREVLVGELASMRQALLPLGAAAGGVIAPALIYLSITGGTPYMHGWAVPVATDIAFALGILSLLGNRVPIQLKVFLAALAIADDICAIIVIALFYTADLSFMALAVGVGALIVAALGNKFGVRRTLFYVVVGLVAWVGFLKSGVHATVAGVLLAFCIPASTRASREDFLATARKIADDFVARQKCSSPMLADPHGHSLVDAMRRASNDAMAPLLRLEHALVPWVAWVVMPIFALANAGVTLGEGTAAATTSAITLGVVFGLAVGKPVGVFFASFIMVKLGLCRLPDGVTWQHIAGTGFLAGIGFTMALFIAQLAFTDAAMLDLAKVGVLGASTLCGVIGWAWLRRLPPANG from the coding sequence ATGGGCCATCATGCCAACATTGACCCCCGGGATCACTACGAAACCCCCTGTTCCCCGGTGGAACGGCTTCTTGCCCCGTTCCAGCGCTTCATCCATGCCGAGGCAACGGGTGGCATTCTGCTGCTTGTATGCACGGCGATTGCCATGCTGGCAGCCAACTCGCCCTTTTCGGACGGCTGGCACGCCATGTGGCAGAAACATCTTATTGTGGGACCGGAAGGGTATGCCATAGACAAACCGCTGGTGCTCTGGATTAACGACGGACTTATGGTCCTGTTCTTTTTCATGGTCGGCCTGGAAATTAAACGGGAAGTGCTGGTGGGGGAGCTTGCTTCCATGCGGCAGGCACTATTACCGCTGGGGGCGGCGGCGGGCGGGGTTATCGCGCCTGCGCTGATCTATCTGAGCATTACCGGCGGCACCCCGTACATGCACGGGTGGGCTGTTCCCGTGGCAACGGATATTGCCTTTGCACTGGGTATTCTCTCGTTGCTGGGCAACAGGGTGCCCATTCAGCTTAAGGTGTTTCTGGCCGCACTGGCCATTGCGGATGACATCTGCGCCATTATCGTCATAGCGCTGTTCTATACGGCAGACCTTTCGTTCATGGCGCTGGCCGTGGGAGTGGGCGCACTGATTGTGGCGGCACTGGGCAACAAGTTCGGCGTGCGCCGGACGTTGTTCTACGTGGTAGTGGGGCTTGTGGCGTGGGTGGGCTTCCTTAAGTCCGGTGTGCACGCCACGGTTGCCGGTGTGCTGCTGGCCTTCTGCATACCCGCGAGTACCCGTGCCTCCCGCGAGGATTTTCTGGCCACGGCCCGCAAGATTGCGGATGACTTTGTGGCGCGCCAGAAGTGCAGCTCGCCCATGCTGGCTGACCCGCACGGGCATTCGCTGGTGGACGCCATGCGGCGCGCCTCCAATGATGCCATGGCTCCGTTGCTGCGCCTTGAGCATGCGCTGGTGCCGTGGGTGGCGTGGGTGGTTATGCCCATCTTTGCCCTTGCCAACGCCGGTGTGACGTTGGGCGAAGGGACGGCGGCGGCCACCACAAGCGCCATCACGCTGGGCGTGGTGTTCGGCCTTGCCGTGGGTAAGCCCGTGGGCGTGTTTTTTGCCTCGTTCATCATGGTTAAGCTGGGGCTGTGCCGTCTGCCGGACGGCGTGACGTGGCAGCATATTGCGGGCACGGGCTTCCTTGCCGGTATTGGCTTTACCATGGCCCTGTTCATTGCCCAGCTTGCCTTTACCGATGCGGCGATGCTGGACCTTGCCAAGGTGGGCGTGCTTGGGGCCTCCACCCTGTGCGGTGTTATAGGCTGGGCATGGCTGCGCAGGCTGCCGCCTGCCAACGGGTAG
- a CDS encoding HAD family hydrolase: protein MTTHNTCPSPLPLPERLESPVRCLFTDVDDTLTWKGRLPAETFMALERLRQAGIHVVPVTGACAGWCDCIVRTWPVDTVIGENGAFWMHRTSNGHVQTTYSLEAEERARNTALLRDLQARLLHDFPFARATADQSYRETDIAFDVGQQHSNSPEERHLLLEALHKAGVQARLSSIHINAWMGEYDKASAAAAWLARHAPPAGSPPAESEVAFIGDSGNDAAMFSRFAVTFGVANIARFLPMLEKPPRFITARSGGHGFVEVAELLLTQSGSAANAA, encoded by the coding sequence ATGACAACGCATAACACCTGTCCATCCCCGCTGCCGCTGCCCGAACGGCTGGAATCCCCCGTTCGCTGCCTGTTCACCGATGTTGATGACACACTGACATGGAAAGGACGCCTGCCCGCCGAAACCTTCATGGCACTGGAACGCCTCCGGCAGGCCGGCATTCACGTTGTCCCTGTCACAGGTGCCTGCGCGGGCTGGTGCGACTGCATTGTCCGCACCTGGCCTGTGGATACGGTCATCGGAGAAAACGGGGCTTTTTGGATGCACCGCACAAGCAACGGACATGTGCAGACAACCTACAGCCTTGAAGCGGAGGAACGAGCCCGCAACACGGCCCTGCTGCGCGACCTGCAAGCCCGCCTGCTGCACGATTTTCCCTTTGCCCGAGCCACGGCGGACCAGTCCTACCGCGAAACAGACATCGCCTTCGATGTGGGCCAGCAACACAGCAACAGCCCGGAAGAGCGGCACCTGCTGCTGGAAGCCCTCCATAAGGCGGGCGTGCAGGCCCGGCTCAGCTCCATTCACATCAACGCTTGGATGGGAGAATACGACAAGGCCAGTGCCGCTGCCGCATGGCTTGCACGGCACGCCCCGCCTGCGGGCAGCCCCCCGGCGGAAAGCGAGGTGGCCTTTATCGGCGATTCCGGCAACGACGCCGCCATGTTCTCCCGTTTCGCCGTCACCTTCGGCGTTGCCAATATCGCCCGCTTCCTGCCCATGCTGGAAAAGCCGCCGCGCTTCATAACCGCAAGGAGCGGCGGTCACGGTTTCGTGGAGGTCGCAGAACTTCTGCTCACCCAATCAGGGAGCGCCGCCAACGCCGCCTGA
- a CDS encoding endonuclease/exonuclease/phosphatase family protein yields MTHTAPLRILSWNIQSGKDCDGRINLRRIADYIRDRETPHILCLQEVARHFDCYTTPDMPDQLAFLCAAFPDHTPVWGASLSWPHSGPLRREFGNLTLVSTPLLDSRVHSLPATGTERTPGAKQTPRCAVETIVTWGAAPLRIFNTHLAYHCEHERAAQLRHLCALQEQAEWLTDSPPAEGHGIFSQQAHTARTVLCGDLNLDSRSEQYCWLLHQGWQDAWTSTLPAPESATTDHNPPAARPPTCGVFDADQWPQGPHCRDYFLLRNLVPSGIVSMTVDTFTDYSDHQPILLTLGTAPHDNA; encoded by the coding sequence ATGACCCATACAGCCCCTCTGCGCATCCTGAGCTGGAACATACAAAGCGGCAAAGACTGCGACGGACGCATCAACCTTCGCCGCATAGCGGACTACATACGGGACAGGGAAACGCCACACATCCTCTGCCTGCAGGAGGTGGCCCGCCATTTCGACTGTTACACAACGCCGGATATGCCCGATCAGCTCGCCTTTCTGTGTGCCGCCTTCCCGGACCACACACCTGTGTGGGGGGCCTCTCTCAGCTGGCCCCACAGCGGCCCGCTGCGGCGCGAATTCGGCAACCTCACGCTGGTCAGCACCCCGCTTCTGGACAGCCGCGTCCATTCCCTTCCCGCCACCGGAACCGAACGCACCCCCGGTGCCAAGCAGACTCCCCGTTGCGCCGTTGAAACCATTGTCACATGGGGCGCGGCTCCGCTCAGAATATTCAACACCCATCTGGCCTACCACTGTGAACACGAACGCGCCGCACAGTTGCGGCATCTCTGCGCATTGCAGGAGCAGGCGGAATGGCTGACCGATTCTCCGCCCGCAGAAGGCCACGGCATTTTCAGCCAGCAGGCGCATACAGCCCGGACAGTTCTCTGCGGCGACCTTAATCTGGACAGCCGTAGCGAGCAGTATTGCTGGCTGCTGCATCAGGGCTGGCAGGACGCATGGACAAGCACGCTCCCTGCCCCCGAATCGGCAACCACAGACCATAATCCCCCTGCGGCCCGTCCGCCCACCTGCGGCGTCTTTGATGCCGACCAATGGCCGCAGGGGCCGCACTGCCGTGACTATTTCCTGTTACGCAACCTCGTCCCCTCCGGCATCGTCTCCATGACCGTAGATACCTTTACCGACTACTCGGACCACCAGCCAATCCTCCTCACACTGGGAACCGCTCCGCATGACAACGCATAA